The proteins below come from a single Ahaetulla prasina isolate Xishuangbanna chromosome 16, ASM2864084v1, whole genome shotgun sequence genomic window:
- the LOC131186198 gene encoding protein O-mannosyl-transferase 1-like, translated as MSTTDPEAPEDPLEEGDAQLGFPSEKLESSKELEDVGLLATSQISTKGEQTAPPIIEDLIQEDENRLTIMETLWTHQCVQDGLFHWSKSWYFAFKTWEDYRKLRFLPVTRYEIRKETWQQWLLAGGICVGGWAANYLPFFLMEKNLFLYRYLPAVTFQILLIAIILQHTSDFLCRSRLSKSMHSALVVAWMSSVYLTYHMFSRLTYGEPALLKSELQALRWKDSWDILIRKL; from the exons ATGTCGACCACAGACCCTGAAGCACCAGAAGATCCATTGGAAGAAGGCGACGCCCAGTTAGGTTTTCCCTCGGAGAAACTAGAGAGCTCCAAGGAATTGGAGGATGTTGGCTTGCTGGCCACATCCCAGATTTCCACCAAGGGAGAGCAGACAGCTCCTCCCATCATAGAAGACTTGATCCAGGAAGATGAGAACCGGCTTACAATAATGGAGACACTCTGGACTCACCAGTGTGTCCAAGATGGTCTATTCCATTGGTCCAAGTCCTGGTATTTTGCCTTCAAGACCTGGGAAG ACTACAGGAAGCTCCGATTTTTGCCAGTTACTCGTTACGAAATACGGAAAG AGACTTGGCAGCAGTGGCTCCTGGCCGGAGGGATCTGCGTGGGCGGATGGGCCGCGAACTACCTGCCTTTCTTCCTGATGGAGAAGAACCTCTTCCTTTACCGTTACCTGCCGGCCGTCACTTTCCAAATCCTCCTGATCGCCATCATTCTGCAGCACACCAGCGACTTCCTCTGCAG ATCcaggctttccaagagcatgcacAGTGCTTTGGTGGTGGCCTGGATGTCTTCCGTCTACCTTACGTACCACATGTTCAGCCGCCTCACCTACGGAGAACCGGCACTCTTAAAATCTGAGTTACAAGCACTACGTTGGAAGGATAGCTGGGACATTTTGATCCGCAAACTCTGA